A stretch of DNA from Halobacteriovorax vibrionivorans:
TTCCTGGTATGACTAATATTGCAAAGATCTACCGCGACTCTGCTTTAATTCTTTTAGCATTCGGAAAAGCATTTCTTGTTGCTTACTACTTCATGCACTTAAACGAAGAAACAAAGTGGACTCGTTTTATCGCAGCTATTCCAATTTCAGCTGGTGTATATGCGACAGTACTTATTTTAGAATCAATGTTTAGATAGGACAAAAAGGAGTTTGTATGTCTGAAAATACAAATACGAATACAACGACTGAAACACAAGCAAGTAAGAAAGAACCATTACCAGTAAAAGATGGCCAATTCACTGCAAAGACTACTTGGATTATTGGTTTTTTAATCCTTATGCTATTAGTTCTAAAAACCTTCATTTACACAAAAGATAAAAAGAGACATGGAAAATAATAAAAAAGCCTACTAATCAGTAGGCTTTTTTTATGCATAAATTTCTTTTTAAAAACTTTACTCTATATATTCGATACTAATTATCTTATCGCCCTTTCTGACTTTATCTAAAACATCTAATCCATCAACAACTTGTCCAAATACAGTATACTTTTTATCTAAGTGTGGAAGTGCTGTTAAAGCAATGTAGAACTGCGAGTCGGCACTATTTTCATCTGTTAAAGTACGTGCCATGGCCATTGTTCCTTTAACATGACTTAATTTATTAAATTCTGCTTGTAGCTTTTGGCCGGAACCCCCTGTACCAGTACCTGTCGGGTCTCCAGTTTGTATAACAAAGTCAGGCACAACACGATGAAAAGATAAACCATCATAAAAACCACTTTGAATAAGTTGAATAATGCGTGCAACGGTATTAGGAGCCACTTTCGGGTAGAATTTAAAGGTGATTACACCATGAGAAGTCTTAATAATACCTTCAGATTCAGATAATCCAGTACGATCAACTTTTATTTTAAAGACATCGACCTTTTTGTCCGATGTAT
This window harbors:
- a CDS encoding peptidylprolyl isomerase; this encodes MAIAKFVRITLFLCFILGCTKNTEQNPQENTSDKKVDVFKIKVDRTGLSESEGIIKTSHGVITFKFYPKVAPNTVARIIQLIQSGFYDGLSFHRVVPDFVIQTGDPTGTGTGGSGQKLQAEFNKLSHVKGTMAMARTLTDENSADSQFYIALTALPHLDKKYTVFGQVVDGLDVLDKVRKGDKIISIEYIE
- a CDS encoding cytochrome C oxidase subunit IV family protein; this encodes MAEGAHHSHKKLYIFIFFVLAFLTAVELIIPGMTNIAKIYRDSALILLAFGKAFLVAYYFMHLNEETKWTRFIAAIPISAGVYATVLILESMFR